One genomic window of Tenacibaculum tangerinum includes the following:
- a CDS encoding SDR family NAD(P)-dependent oxidoreductase has product MERAKTAIIFGATSGIGKSLAETLVKDNYIVGVTGRRLEKLQALQNDYPNQIIVKQNDIQQVEEVEKVFNELVNELGDVDIVIQSSGVGFVNTELDWNKENETVQTNVVGVTKLYDLAYNLFEKQQFGHLVGISSIASFRGSKDAPAYFASKAFQKSYLEGLYIKTKTVPSKKVFVTDIRPGFVDTAMALGDGIFWMVSLEKATRQIYAAIKRKKRVAYISKRWRLIAWVLKVVSTKILKMAT; this is encoded by the coding sequence ATGGAAAGAGCTAAAACAGCAATTATTTTTGGCGCCACTTCAGGCATCGGAAAAAGCTTAGCCGAAACACTCGTAAAAGATAATTATATCGTAGGAGTTACGGGTAGAAGATTAGAAAAATTACAAGCGCTACAAAACGATTATCCAAATCAAATTATAGTCAAACAGAACGATATACAACAAGTAGAAGAAGTTGAAAAAGTTTTTAATGAATTGGTTAATGAATTAGGAGATGTTGACATAGTAATTCAGTCATCAGGAGTTGGTTTTGTGAATACAGAACTAGATTGGAACAAGGAAAATGAAACGGTACAAACCAATGTTGTTGGGGTAACCAAACTCTATGATTTGGCCTATAACTTATTTGAAAAACAACAATTCGGACATTTAGTAGGAATTTCATCAATAGCCTCTTTTAGAGGAAGTAAAGACGCACCCGCTTACTTTGCATCAAAAGCCTTTCAAAAATCATATTTAGAAGGATTATATATCAAAACAAAAACGGTACCTTCAAAAAAAGTATTCGTCACAGATATCCGCCCTGGGTTTGTTGATACCGCGATGGCATTAGGCGATGGCATTTTTTGGATGGTTTCTTTAGAAAAAGCGACTCGACAAATATATGCGGCGATCAAACGTAAAAAACGAGTTGCCTATATCTCAAAACGATGGAGGCTTATTGCTTGGGTGCTAAAAGTGGTATCTACTAAAATTTTAAAAATGGCAACCTGA